From one Streptomyces sp. ICC1 genomic stretch:
- a CDS encoding alpha/beta hydrolase, giving the protein MDTSRLLRTTGIVIAAAGLLLSGCTSGGSGGPSASASSGAGSAAPSAEPGAVPAALRPYYDQKLSWRDCGVPGFDCTTMKAPLDYEHPESGDIDIAVARRKATSPEKRLGSLVVNPGGPGGSGIGYLQAYAGIGYPAQVRAAYDMVSFDPRGVDRSSPVQCLTGPAMDRYTQVDQTPDTSAEQALLVAAFKEFAAACQTHSQRILPHVSTVDAARDMDVLRAALGDEKLTYVGASYGTFLGATYADLFPGRVGRLVLDGAMDPSRPALELNRDQTEGFETAFRAFAADCAKQPDCPLGQGSPDAVAARLKEFFRKVDAVPVPTTDPARTGVGEALATTGVIAALYDENAWPQLREALTAAIKDDDGNGLLALADSYYEREPDGKYANLMSANAAVNCLDQPPAFDGPAAVEKALPSFEKASPVFGQGLAWASLNCAYWPAKATGKAAALTAKGAPPIVVVGTTRDPATPYKWAQALAGQLDSGVLLTYDGDGHTAYGRGSNCIDSAINRYLLEGKAPEEGKKC; this is encoded by the coding sequence GGGGCTGCTGCTCTCAGGGTGCACCTCGGGCGGTTCGGGGGGCCCGAGCGCGTCCGCATCCTCCGGCGCCGGATCCGCCGCGCCGTCGGCCGAGCCGGGCGCCGTCCCGGCCGCGCTGCGCCCGTACTACGACCAGAAGCTGAGCTGGCGCGACTGCGGTGTCCCCGGCTTCGACTGCACCACCATGAAGGCCCCGCTGGACTACGAGCACCCCGAGTCCGGTGACATCGACATCGCCGTGGCCCGCCGCAAGGCCACCAGCCCCGAAAAGCGGCTCGGCTCGCTCGTGGTCAACCCGGGCGGCCCGGGCGGCTCCGGCATCGGCTACCTCCAGGCGTACGCGGGCATCGGCTACCCGGCGCAGGTCCGCGCGGCGTACGACATGGTCTCCTTCGACCCGCGCGGCGTGGACCGGAGCAGCCCGGTGCAGTGCCTGACCGGCCCGGCCATGGACCGGTACACGCAGGTGGACCAGACGCCGGACACCTCGGCGGAACAGGCCCTGCTGGTGGCGGCCTTCAAGGAGTTCGCGGCCGCCTGCCAGACGCACTCGCAGCGGATCCTGCCGCACGTGTCCACCGTCGACGCCGCCCGCGACATGGACGTGCTCCGTGCGGCGCTGGGCGACGAGAAGCTGACGTACGTCGGAGCCTCGTACGGCACCTTCCTCGGGGCGACGTACGCCGACCTCTTCCCGGGGCGGGTCGGCCGGCTGGTCCTGGACGGGGCGATGGACCCCTCCCGGCCCGCGCTCGAACTGAACCGGGACCAGACCGAGGGCTTCGAGACCGCCTTCCGCGCCTTCGCCGCGGACTGCGCGAAGCAGCCGGACTGCCCGCTCGGCCAGGGCAGCCCGGACGCGGTGGCGGCGCGCCTGAAGGAGTTCTTCCGCAAGGTCGACGCCGTGCCGGTGCCCACCACCGACCCGGCCCGCACCGGGGTCGGCGAGGCGCTGGCCACGACCGGCGTGATCGCCGCGCTGTACGACGAGAACGCCTGGCCGCAGCTGCGAGAGGCGCTCACGGCCGCGATCAAGGACGACGACGGCAACGGCCTGCTCGCGCTCGCCGACAGCTACTACGAGCGCGAGCCGGACGGGAAGTACGCCAACCTGATGTCGGCGAACGCCGCCGTCAACTGCCTGGACCAGCCTCCGGCCTTCGACGGCCCCGCGGCGGTGGAGAAGGCGCTGCCCTCCTTCGAGAAGGCCTCTCCGGTCTTCGGCCAGGGCCTCGCCTGGGCCTCGCTGAACTGCGCGTACTGGCCGGCCAAGGCCACCGGCAAGGCCGCCGCGCTGACCGCGAAGGGCGCCCCGCCGATCGTGGTGGTGGGCACCACCCGCGACCCGGCGACCCCGTACAAGTGGGCCCAGGCCCTGGCCGGCCAGCTCGACTCGGGCGTGCTGCTGACGTACGACGGGGACGGCCACACGGCGTACGGCCGGGGCAGCAACTGCATCGACTCGGCGATCAACCGCTACCTCCTGGAGGGCAAGGCCCCGGAGGAGGGCAAGAAGTGCTGA